A stretch of Vigna angularis cultivar LongXiaoDou No.4 chromosome 4, ASM1680809v1, whole genome shotgun sequence DNA encodes these proteins:
- the LOC108330957 gene encoding uncharacterized protein LOC108330957 isoform X1, producing the protein MALRLRPKVSSVGSPFLQLGSSATAFAFSQACSVPNLGFQPLRLQRKKYLSPTTFFVRASRTESKGVILGFRAPQFELPEPLTGKVWTLEDFEAYPALLVMFLCNHCPFVKHLKKDIVKLTKFFMEKGLAVVAISSNSVATHPQDGPEFMAEDAKLFKYPFPYLYDESQDVAQDFGAVCTPEFFLFKKAGRRPFELVYHGQFDDSRPSNNVPVTGRDLSLAIDRVLSGQPVPSVQKPSVGCSIKWHPGKKF; encoded by the exons ATGGCATTGAGACTGAGACCGAAAGTGTCTTCTGTTGGGTCACCTTTTCTGCAGTTAGGTTCTTCTGCAACTGCCTTCGCATTCTCACAAGCATGCTCTGTTCCAAACCTTGGTTTTCAACCCCTACGCTTGCAACGCAAAAAATATTTATCCCCAACAACATTCTTTGTTCGGGCTTCTAGAACAGAGTCCAAAGGTGTTATCTTGGGCTTCAGGGCACCGCAATTCGAG CTTCCGGAGCCCCTTACTGGGAAGGTTTGGACATTAGAAGATTTTGAAGCATATCCTGCTCTACTG GTTATGTTTCTATGCAACCACTGTCCATTCGTTAAGCACCTGAAAAAAGACATTGTAAAGCTTACAAAATTCTTTATGGAG AAAGGACTTGCTGTTGTTGCTATATCTTCGAATTCCGTAGCCACACACCCCCAG GATGGTCCAGAATTCATGGCAGAGGATGCTAAACTGTTTAAATATCCTTTCCCATACCTATACGATGAG TCGCAGGATGTTGCACAGGATTTTGGAGCTGTTTGTACCCCagaatttttccttttcaaaaag GCTGGTCGAAGGCCATTTGAGCTGGTTTATCATGGCCAATTTGATGATTCACGGCCAAGTAATAATGTACCAGTCACTGGAAG agacttgAGCTTGGCAATAGATCGTGTTCTTAGTGGCCAACCGGTACCATCAGTGCAAAAGCCCAG TGTTGGATGCAGCATAAAGTGGCACCCAGGGAAGAAGTTTTGA
- the LOC108331287 gene encoding uncharacterized protein LOC108331287 — protein MASLPQMSATLGTCISSKIKMSDGRLYIAQINNKKKSNCLKAALFPLTLVGEKRPKIGLRKQPSEKWKVGVGESGELVPRSVIESAVKDFHRAFNDKNMEEMQELISDDCEYQDYLFYSPYKGQENVMKFLENVMEAMGPNIKIAVRDINVEDVHVKDTKEAKLMATVFWHLEWGKEKKKLPFSKGCRFFWFKEVEGRLVISKITGLEELPIKPGELVLNALKAISTFLDSYPPMASALLNYPAFRDD, from the exons ATGGCATCACTACCCCAAATGTCTGCCACATTAGGAACTTGCATAAGCTCAAAAATTAAGATGAGTGACGGACGACTATACATtgctcaaataaacaacaagaagaagagtAATTGTTTGAAGGCTGCGTTGTTTCCATTGACATTGGTGGGAGAAAAGAGGCCCAAAATAGGGCTACGGAAACAGCCAAGTGAAAAATGGAAAGTCGGGGTAGGGGAAAGTGGTGAGTTGGTGCCACGTTCAGTTATAGAGAGCGCTGTCAAAGATTTCCACCGTGCCTTCAATGATAAAAACATGGAGGAAATGCAGGAATTGATTTCGGATGATTGTGAGTACCAGGACTACCTCTTCTACAGTCCCTACAAAGGCCAG GAGAATGTGATGAAGTTCTTGGAGAACGTTATGGAAGCGATGGgtccaaatataaaaattgcTGTGCGAGATATCAATGTGGAAGATGTCCATGTCAAAGATACCAAAGAGGCCAAACTCATGGCTACGGTCTTTTGGCACTTGG AGTGgggaaaggagaaaaagaagcTACCCTTCTCAAAAGGATGCAGATTCTTTTGGTTTAAAGAAGTTGAAGGAAGATTGGTTATTAG CAAGATAACAGGCTTGGAGGAACTTCCAATAAAACCGGGTGAACTAGTACTG AATGCCTTAAAGGCAATTAGTACTTTTTTGGACAGCTATCCACCCATGGCTTCAG
- the LOC108330092 gene encoding LRR receptor-like serine/threonine-protein kinase RGI1 → MSSNALTLFILFLNISLCPSISALNQEGLSLLSWLSTFNSSDSVASFSSWDPTNKDPCTWDYITCSKEGFVSEIIITSIDMRSSFPTQVLSFGHLTTLVISNGNLTGEIPGSVGNLSSLVTLDLSFNALSGSIPEEIGMLAKLQLLLLNSNSLKGGIPTTIGNCSKLQHLALYDNQLSGMIPGEIGQLSTLETLRAGGNPGIHGEIPMQISDCKALVFLGLAVTGVSGEIPPSIGELKNLKTLSVYTAHLSGHIPPEIQNCSALEDLFLYENQLSGNIPYELGSMQNLRRVLLWQNNLTGTIPESLGNCTNLKVIDFSLNSLEGQIPVTLSNLLFLEEFLLSDNSIYGEIPSYVGNFSRLKQLELDNNKFSGNIPPVMGQLKELTLFYAWQNQLNGSIPTEISNCDKLEALDLSHNFLTGSIPSALFHLRNLTQLLLISNRLSGQIPADIGSCTSLIRLRLGSNNFTGQIPPEIGHLRSLSFLELSNNQLSGDIPSEIGNCAHLELLDLHSNVLEGTIPSSLKFLVGLNVLDLSANRLTGSIPENLGKLKSLNKLILSGNIISGVIPGTLGQCKDLQLLDISNNRITGSIPHEIGHLQGLDILLNLSWNSLSGPIPQTFSNLSKLSILDLSHNKLTGTLTVLVSLDNLVSLNVSYNSFSGSLPDTKFFRDLPSAAFAGNPDLCISKCHTSENGQGFNKSIRNVIVYTFLGVVLTSIFVTCGVILALRIHGGNFGRNFDSNEMEWAFTPFQKVNFSIDDILTKLSESNIVGKGCSGIVYRVETPTKQIIAVKKLWPIKKEEPPERDLFTAEVQTLGSIRHKNIVRLLGCCDNGRTRLLLFDYICNGSLFGLLHEKRLFLDWDARYKIILGTAHGLEYLHHDCIPPIVHRDIKANNILVGPQYEAFLADFGLAKLVNSSECSGASHTVAGSYGYIAPEYGYSLRITEKSDVYSFGVVLLEVLTGMEPTDNSIPEGAHIVTWVSNEIREKRREFTSILDQQLVLQSGTKTSEMLQVLGVALLCVNPSPEERPTMKDVTAMLKEIRLESDDFEKSNFLHKGMVVNPKAAVHCSSFSRSCEPLIIESTSSSSS, encoded by the exons ATGTCAAGCAATGCATTAACTCTTTTTATCTTGTTTCTTAATATCTCCTTGTGTCCTTCCATCTCTGCTCTGAACCAGGAAGGCCTCTCTCTACTGTCATGGCTTTCAACCTTTAACTCCTCCGACTCTGTCGCTTCCTTCTCTTCATGGGATCCAACCAACAAAGATCCTTGCACATGGGATTACATAACATGTTCCAAAGAAGGGTTTGTGTCAGAGATCATAATAACATCCATAGATATGCGTAGCAGCTTCCCCACTCAGGTCCTTTCTTTTGGCCACCTCACCACTCTTGTCATCTCAAATGGAAATCTCACAGGTGAGATTCCAGGTTCAGTGGGAAACTTGTCCTCCTTGGTCACTTTGGATCTTAGCTTCAATGCTTTGTCAGGAAGCATTCCAGAAGAAATAGGAATGCTAGCTAAGCTgcagttgttattgttgaattcCAATTCCTTGAAGGGTGGAATTCCAACTACTATTGGAAACTGTTCAAAGCTTCAGCATCTGGCACTTTACGACAACCAGCTATCTGGAATGATACCTGGAGAAATAGGCCAGTTGAGTACTCTCGAAACTCTTAGAGCAGGAGGAAATCCAGGTATTCATGGAGAAATTCCAATGCAGATATCAGACTGCAAGGCCCTTGTTTTTCTGGGACTTGCAGTTACTGGGGTTTCTGGGGAGATTCCACCGAGTATAGGAGAGCTTAAAAATCTCAAGACACTTTCAGTCTACACGGCGCATCTCTCAGGTCATATCCCACCAGAGATTCAGAACTGCTCAGCCTTGGAGGATTTGTTTCTGTATGAAAACCAGCTTTCTGGAAACATTCCTTATGAATTGGGCTCCATGCAAAACCTGAGGAGGGTGTTGCTGTGGCAGAACAATTTAACTGGGACCATTCCGGAAAGTCTTGGGAACTGTACAAATCTCAAGGTTATAGATTTCTCTTTGAATTCTTTGGAGGGTCAGATACCTGTGACTCTCAGTAATCTACTCTTTCTGGAGGAGTTTCTTTTGTCTGATAATAGTATTTATGGAGAAATACCTTCCTATGTTGGCAACTTTTCCAGGCTAAAGCAACTTGAATTGGATAACAACAAATTCTCCGGGAACATTCCACCTGTTATGGGACAACTGAAGGAACTCACCCTCTTTTATGCCTGGCAGAATCAACTTAATGGAAGTATACCAACAGAAATATCCAACTGTGATAAACTTGAAGCACTTGATCTTTCGCACAATTTCCTCACTGGCTCCATTCCAAGTGCACTCTTTCATCTGCGGAATTTGACTCAGTTGTTGCTGATATCAAACAGACTTTCAGGTCAAATTCCAGCTGATATTGGCAGTTGCACTAGTTTGATCAGGTTACGGCTGGGATCAAATAACTTTACTGGTCAAATTCCACCAGAAATAGGTCATTTAAGAAGTTTGAGCTTCCTTGAGTTATCAAATAATCAACTCAGTGGAGATATTCCCTCTGAGATAGGAAACTGTGCTCATCTAGAATTGCTTGACTTGCACAGCAATGTGCTGGAAGGAACCATTCCTTCATCTTTGAAATTCCTAGTTGGTCTCAATGTCTTAGATCTTTCGGCAAACAGATTAACGGGAAGCATTCCGGAGAATCTGGGCAAACTTAAATCTCtaaataagttgattttaagtgGAAACATTATCTCTGGTGTGATCCCAGGGACACTGGGGCAGTGTAAGGATTTGCAGTTGCTGGATATAAGTAACAATAGGATCACTGGTTCTATTCCACATGAGATTGGTCATTTGCAAGGATTAGATATCCTCTTGAACTTGAGTTGGAATTCTCTTAGTGGCCCCATTCCACAGACCTTCTCAAATCTCTCAAAACTATCCATCTTGGACCTCTCTCACAACAAGCTCACAGGTACACTCACGGTATTGGTTAGTCTTGACAATCTTGTGTCTCTAAATGTCTCCTATAATAGCTTTTCTGGTTCTCTTCCTGATACAAAGTTTTTCCGGGATCTACCCTCCGCTGCATTTGCTGGTAACCCTGACCTTTGCATTAGCAAGTGTCATACAAGTGAAAATGGCCAGGGCTTCAACAAGTCAATAAGAAATGTTATTGTCTACACTTTCCTTGGGGTTGTTTTAACTTCTATTTTTGTCACTTGTGGAGTAATTTTAGCTCTCCGGATTCATGGGGGAAACTTTGGCAGGAATTTTGATAGTAATGAAATGGAATGGGCTTTCACTCCATTCCAGAAAGTCAACTTCTCCATCGATGACATTTTAACAAAGTTGTCAGAATCAAACATTGTCGGAAAGGGTTGCTCAGGAATTGTTTATCGCGTAGAGACTCCAACGAAACAGATTATTGCAGTGAAGAAGCTATGGCCAATAAAGAAGGAAGAGCCACCAGAGAGAGATCTGTTTACTGCAGAAGTTCAGACCCTTGGATCAATAAGACACAAGAATATAGTGAGACTTTTAGGTTGCTGTGACAATGGAAGAACTAGATTGCTCTTGTTTGATTACATATGCAATGGAAGTTTGTTCGGACTGCTTCATGAGAAGAGATTGTTCTTGGATTGGGATGCCAGGTATAAGATCATACTGGGAACGGCTCATGGTTTAGAATATCTTCATCATGATTGTATCCCTCCAATCGTCCACAGGGATATTAAGGCAAACAACATCTTAGTAGGTCCACAATATGAAGCTTTTCTTGCAGATTTTGGCCTTGCAAAGCTCGTGAATTCCTCAGAGTGTTCAGGGGCCTCTCATACAGTGGCAGGTTCTTATGGATACATTGCTCCTG AATATGGATACAGTTTAAGGATCACAGAAAAGAGTGATGTGTACAGTTTCGGTGTTGTACTTCTTGAGGTCTTAACGGGGATGGAACCAACTGATAACAGTATTCCAGAGGGTGCCCACATTGTCACATGGGTTAGCAACGAAATCCGAGAGAAAAGAAGGGAATTTACATCTATCCTTGATCAGCAACTAGTATTGCAGAGTGGAACCAAAACCTCTGAGATGCTTCAAGTTCTAGGAGTGGCTCTCCTCTGCGTGAATCCATCACCAGAAGAAAGGCCTACTATGAAAGACGTAACAGCAATGCTCAAGGAGATCAGGCTCGAAAGTGATGACTTcgaaaaatcaaattttctccATAAAGGCATGGTTGTGAATCCAAAAGCAGCAGTTCACTGTTCAAGTTTCTCCAGATCATGTGAACCTTTAATAATAGAAtcaacatcttcttcttcttcttag
- the LOC108330957 gene encoding uncharacterized protein LOC108330957 isoform X2, with protein sequence MALRLRPKVSSVGSPFLQLGSSATAFAFSQACSVPNLGFQPLRLQRKKYLSPTTFFVRASRTESKGVILGFRAPQFELPEPLTGKVWTLEDFEAYPALLVMFLCNHCPFVKHLKKDIVKLTKFFMEKGLAVVAISSNSVATHPQDGPEFMAEDAKLFKYPFPYLYDESQDVAQDFGAVCTPEFFLFKKAGRRPFELVYHGQFDDSRPSNN encoded by the exons ATGGCATTGAGACTGAGACCGAAAGTGTCTTCTGTTGGGTCACCTTTTCTGCAGTTAGGTTCTTCTGCAACTGCCTTCGCATTCTCACAAGCATGCTCTGTTCCAAACCTTGGTTTTCAACCCCTACGCTTGCAACGCAAAAAATATTTATCCCCAACAACATTCTTTGTTCGGGCTTCTAGAACAGAGTCCAAAGGTGTTATCTTGGGCTTCAGGGCACCGCAATTCGAG CTTCCGGAGCCCCTTACTGGGAAGGTTTGGACATTAGAAGATTTTGAAGCATATCCTGCTCTACTG GTTATGTTTCTATGCAACCACTGTCCATTCGTTAAGCACCTGAAAAAAGACATTGTAAAGCTTACAAAATTCTTTATGGAG AAAGGACTTGCTGTTGTTGCTATATCTTCGAATTCCGTAGCCACACACCCCCAG GATGGTCCAGAATTCATGGCAGAGGATGCTAAACTGTTTAAATATCCTTTCCCATACCTATACGATGAG TCGCAGGATGTTGCACAGGATTTTGGAGCTGTTTGTACCCCagaatttttccttttcaaaaag GCTGGTCGAAGGCCATTTGAGCTGGTTTATCATGGCCAATTTGATGATTCACGGCCAAGTAATAAT TAA